A region of Notolabrus celidotus isolate fNotCel1 chromosome 4, fNotCel1.pri, whole genome shotgun sequence DNA encodes the following proteins:
- the tspan14 gene encoding tetraspanin-14 — MYYYRYENAEVSCCYKYLMFSYNIIFWLAGVAFIAAGFWAWSEKGVLLDLTQVTRLHGFDPVWLVLAVGGITFILGFAGCVGALRENICLLKFFSGVIGFIFVLELTAAILAVVFQSQLKEWINDFFLANIRAYRDDIDLQNLIDSLQRMNHCCGAQKPDDWDLNVYFSCNDTHRSREKCGVPFSCCVTDPADSVVNTQCGYDVRGKNTNEWSDHIYVKGCIMALEDWLPGNLYTVAIVFTVISLLQMVGIYLARTLISDILKVKFSY, encoded by the exons ATGTACTACTACCGATATGAGAACGCAGAGGTCAGCTGCTGTTATAAATATCTGATGTTCAGCTACAACATCATCTTCTGG ctGGCTGGAGTCGCCTTTATTGCAGCTGGTTTCTGGGCATGGAGTGAAAAG GGAGTCCTCTTGGATCTCACCCAGGTGACCCGGCTTCATGGTTTTGACCCGGTCTGGCTGGTCCTGGCAGTCGGTGGAATCACCTTCATCCTGGGCTTTGCTGGCTGTGTGGGAGCTCTGAGAGAAAACATCTGTCTGCTCAAGTTT TTTTCAGGAGTGATCGGCTTCATTTTCGTCCTGGAGCTGACCGCTGCCATCCTGGCGGTGGTTTTCCAGAGTCAGCTAAAAGAATGGATCAACGACTTCTTCCTGGCAAATATCAGAGCATACagagacgacatcgacctgcaGAACCTCATTGACTCTCTGCAGAGGATG AACCACTGCTGTGGAGCTCAGAAGCCGGACGACTGGGACCTGAATGTGTATTTCAGCTGTAATGACACTCATCGCAGCAGAGAGAAGTGTGGAGTTCCTTTTTCCTGCTGCGTCACCGACCCTGCT GACTCGGTGGTGAACACTCAATGTGGCTATGATGTCAGAGGCAAAAACACG AACGAGTGGAGTGATCATATCTACGTTAAAGGCTGCATCATGGCGTTAGAGGACTGGCTACCTGGAAATCTCTACACAGTTGCGATCGTCTTCACCGtcatctctctgctgcag ATGGTGGGGATCTACCTGGCCAGGACCCTGATCTCTGACATCTTAAAGGTCAAATTCAGCTACTGA